The following coding sequences lie in one uncultured Mailhella sp. genomic window:
- a CDS encoding AEC family transporter, whose product MNGIFSALVTVFGIMLLGLFAERRRILAPTMALCLNQFVYWIGLPALIFTQMCSIPMSGEASTFIWSFLAASFVCYLLAYLFFSGFWRSHRPETTIRTLAAVFPNAAFFGLPFIFMVFPDNEPAATAGMLGALLYTGVFLVADGTLDILASSGGNDRRGLGKKLLGEVIHNPMIVAAVLGACVGFSGLPLPKAILNITQMLGSTASPCALFGMGMVLSAQLSGSYGAGDNAESFSKKNLALICAAKLLLQPLFTCLVLIVAGCSPIAVAVGTFTAGMPTGTMVYILGERYHACPTESSMTVIATTILSLVSLPLVMLAMQFAGLV is encoded by the coding sequence ATGAACGGCATTTTTTCCGCCCTCGTCACCGTTTTCGGCATCATGCTGCTCGGCCTCTTTGCCGAACGTCGCCGCATTCTCGCGCCCACCATGGCGCTCTGCCTCAATCAGTTCGTGTACTGGATCGGTCTGCCCGCCCTCATCTTCACCCAGATGTGCTCCATTCCCATGAGCGGAGAAGCCTCCACCTTCATCTGGTCCTTCCTCGCCGCCTCCTTTGTCTGCTATCTGCTCGCCTATCTCTTCTTCTCGGGCTTCTGGCGCTCCCACAGGCCCGAAACCACCATACGCACCCTTGCCGCCGTGTTCCCCAACGCGGCCTTCTTCGGCCTGCCCTTCATCTTCATGGTCTTCCCCGACAACGAACCCGCCGCCACCGCCGGCATGCTCGGAGCGCTGCTCTACACCGGCGTCTTCCTCGTGGCCGACGGCACCCTCGACATCCTTGCCTCATCCGGCGGCAACGACCGCCGCGGCCTCGGAAAGAAACTCCTCGGCGAAGTCATCCACAACCCCATGATCGTGGCCGCCGTTCTCGGCGCGTGCGTCGGATTTTCCGGTCTGCCCCTGCCCAAAGCCATCCTGAACATCACCCAGATGCTCGGCTCCACCGCCTCCCCCTGCGCCCTGTTCGGCATGGGCATGGTGCTCTCCGCCCAGCTCTCCGGTTCCTACGGCGCCGGCGACAACGCCGAATCCTTCAGCAAAAAGAACCTCGCCCTGATCTGCGCGGCCAAGCTCCTGCTTCAGCCGCTCTTCACCTGCCTCGTGCTGATTGTCGCCGGCTGCTCTCCCATCGCCGTGGCCGTGGGCACCTTCACCGCAGGCATGCCCACCGGAACCATGGTGTACATTCTCGGCGAACGCTATCACGCCTGCCCCACCGAATCGTCCATGACGGTCATCGCCACCACCATTCTTTCGCTGGTCTCGCTGCCGCTCGTCATGCTCGCCATGCAGTTCGCAGGACTCGTCTGA
- a CDS encoding serine acetyltransferase, protein MPDQYLPPILPCSTCGSREQKLESCLPAGRRHELWRVVCPCGCALTQWAVSQGAAIRLWNRFLGEEHGN, encoded by the coding sequence ATGCCGGATCAATACCTGCCGCCCATACTTCCCTGCTCCACCTGCGGGAGCCGGGAACAAAAACTGGAATCGTGCCTGCCCGCCGGCCGACGCCATGAACTGTGGCGGGTCGTGTGCCCGTGCGGCTGCGCGCTGACGCAGTGGGCCGTGTCGCAGGGAGCCGCCATCCGCCTCTGGAACCGCTTCCTCGGCGAGGAACACGGCAACTGA
- a CDS encoding radical SAM protein — protein sequence MATSHPRPRMLLADDKGQIYDDPDLLMLCRKGNEWTLPRPDELMPLPPESELFLLPGRHAAGLDPETGDTVEVEELAVAAFIAPAHTLTGHPVYVTDDDAPTLPLFAYAAVGMIGDRFYVCAKKVDEDPRQIFTGIPQKKINKAAKELMAKYPHNRFIQHLMQNCVLKYGCPAAKNLAIGRYEAPIPTSRVCNARCVGCISHKNEDSTICATPQDRLTFTPTADEILEMMFHHMKNEEHPIFSFGQGCEGEPLTEAPLLLEVVKRFRAEGGHGTINLNSNASMPDEVARLADAGLTSLRVSMNSARDEVYLRYYRPRSFSFADVRRSITEASSRGVFVSLNLLYFPGITDCEEEIEALVELINTCGVSFIQLRNLNIDPEVYMKLMEGITFGPSVGLVNFRKRLKKYCPGLKFGYFNPYMGDEASHSENDGEDAHGESDDISHDEH from the coding sequence ATGGCCACATCTCATCCCCGTCCCCGCATGCTCCTGGCCGACGACAAAGGCCAGATATACGACGATCCCGATCTTCTCATGCTCTGCCGCAAGGGCAACGAATGGACGCTGCCGCGCCCCGACGAACTCATGCCCCTGCCTCCCGAAAGCGAGCTCTTTCTGCTGCCCGGCCGTCACGCCGCCGGTCTTGATCCCGAAACCGGCGACACCGTGGAAGTCGAAGAACTCGCCGTGGCCGCCTTCATCGCGCCCGCGCACACCCTCACTGGGCACCCCGTGTACGTCACCGACGACGACGCCCCCACCCTGCCCCTCTTCGCCTACGCCGCCGTGGGCATGATAGGCGACCGCTTCTACGTGTGCGCCAAAAAGGTCGATGAAGACCCGCGCCAGATCTTTACCGGCATCCCGCAGAAGAAGATCAACAAGGCGGCAAAGGAACTCATGGCGAAGTATCCGCACAACCGCTTCATTCAGCACCTCATGCAGAACTGCGTGCTGAAATACGGCTGCCCCGCGGCCAAGAATCTCGCCATCGGCCGCTACGAAGCGCCCATTCCCACCTCGCGCGTGTGCAACGCCCGCTGCGTGGGCTGCATTTCGCACAAGAATGAGGATTCCACCATCTGCGCCACCCCGCAGGACCGCCTCACCTTCACCCCCACGGCCGACGAAATCCTTGAAATGATGTTCCATCACATGAAAAACGAGGAACATCCCATCTTCTCCTTCGGCCAGGGCTGCGAAGGCGAACCCCTCACCGAGGCCCCGCTGCTGCTCGAAGTGGTGAAGAGGTTCCGCGCCGAAGGCGGTCACGGCACCATCAATCTGAATTCCAACGCCTCCATGCCCGACGAAGTCGCCAGGCTCGCCGACGCCGGACTCACCTCCCTGCGCGTGAGCATGAACAGCGCCCGCGACGAGGTGTATCTGCGCTACTATCGGCCGCGCAGCTTCTCCTTCGCCGATGTGCGCCGCTCCATCACCGAAGCGTCGAGCCGCGGCGTGTTCGTGTCGCTGAACCTGCTCTACTTCCCGGGCATCACCGACTGCGAAGAGGAAATCGAGGCTCTTGTGGAACTCATCAACACCTGCGGCGTGAGCTTCATTCAGCTGCGCAATCTGAACATTGATCCGGAAGTGTACATGAAACTCATGGAAGGCATCACCTTCGGACCCTCCGTGGGACTCGTGAACTTCCGCAAAAGGCTCAAAAAGTATTGCCCGGGCCTGAAGTTCGGCTACTTCAACCCCTACATGGGCGACGAGGCTTCCCACAGCGAAAACGACGGGGAAGACGCTCACGGCGAAAGCGACGACATCTCCCACGACGAACACTGA
- a CDS encoding autotransporter outer membrane beta-barrel domain-containing protein, whose product MIASLLSLFGRLSSRLALASALAMACGLSSLFPSGPAQAYESRYVYKADGSPLFELRFFDQGEQYYTPDEDDDYISAWTLSEEQKNGTVEAARLWADMLGTSSRNTSPLFIDIGTADYENATGYSSPNLSDLPVVPTGMQGAIINGTDMEQPAVIEIGTLNFAISDHLSPTPLTGKFDFTATLYHELGHALGIDSQHRTNEYGVTEQISVWDSHLVDQYGNRLQPGMRIVSESEASSVEGPKFVVGELTNSGVHFYGKHVSEVLGEGNGLPVEGYEYGVPDLAHIELEHSLMSHQYYRNYTTFMEAELAALQDLGYEFDRKNYYGFSVYADGQTMVNKNGYFARNAEGTAYLYGVPNTATLGVGLHVYGKNNTITQAADLLACGTAGTGIRVDGSANNLTIAPGVRIAADGSWGTGLLVAYGKNHTVISRGDITALGKGGIAARFDFGNNLLGNDIEYRGSWIWTYQDGDAIFEIPLDAYEGKDASGFDLNIDGPLVSRFDVSGLLAGTDASIFISKNALVKDINVLSGAQLIGDIVSEWNPNNEYLLYPGDRKDLYTALNFGHAANADGTAGAPDSSFDMTLFGSVNGARSINMNLDAGRLAVTGTVNAYSLKNSGRLALYGMDESGKSAHLTSSFVNGENAVLETLVSASGKVNGIEASSAELAGTWALRPLPEFYAAGSVIRPESPVEAEQVSGNFNDVVVENTSPTLDFSLSFDPEFTMTATRGRDAYSRYAENAGARSLGGALWGISGVAEGDMQNLLAALDWSAPDGSGVTRGLNALGPEAFDNAARASLNQMSEFSSLLFRHMTTAETARRAGILPDSPDAEHWTLWAAPYGSGSWQSGRSGLSNWNSTGAGLMAGLDRRLDSGLTLGGHIAAGARRTFTGGSHSATAETRDFLIGVQGLYAPDSWNGFYLTAQARAGVEDGDMKRNVLIGPYAAHNESDWTGFAFGSLIGAGKDWTWNTDAGTFAAGPLAFLEWNALRRPGISERGSSASLLHLESDSFHSVPLTLGAHMVWNTATANGSTLGLDLMAGWKHELADDSFASRASFRDYGSFAFASDTSLTGRDAMVLQSSLTLTARDNFSLQMNLGGELFRPHASAVNAGLTLGWKF is encoded by the coding sequence ATGATAGCTTCTCTTCTTTCCCTTTTCGGCAGATTGTCCTCGCGCCTTGCCCTGGCCTCGGCCCTCGCCATGGCGTGCGGCCTCTCGTCTCTCTTCCCTTCCGGCCCCGCGCAGGCTTACGAGTCGCGCTATGTTTACAAAGCCGACGGCTCGCCCCTGTTTGAGCTGCGCTTCTTCGACCAGGGAGAGCAGTACTATACGCCGGACGAAGACGACGACTACATATCCGCCTGGACGCTGTCCGAGGAGCAAAAGAACGGCACCGTCGAAGCCGCCCGCCTCTGGGCCGATATGCTCGGCACGTCAAGCCGCAACACCTCGCCCCTCTTCATCGACATCGGCACTGCCGACTACGAGAACGCCACCGGCTACTCCTCTCCCAACTTATCCGATCTTCCCGTCGTTCCCACCGGGATGCAGGGCGCCATCATAAACGGCACGGACATGGAGCAGCCGGCGGTCATCGAGATCGGCACTCTGAATTTCGCCATTTCCGATCACCTTTCGCCGACCCCATTAACAGGAAAGTTTGATTTCACAGCTACTCTGTACCATGAACTGGGTCACGCTCTCGGCATTGACAGTCAGCACCGGACTAATGAATACGGCGTCACGGAACAGATTTCCGTATGGGACTCGCACCTCGTGGACCAGTACGGCAACAGGCTCCAGCCGGGCATGCGCATTGTTTCAGAAAGCGAAGCCAGCAGCGTGGAAGGGCCGAAGTTCGTCGTGGGCGAGTTAACAAACAGCGGTGTACATTTCTACGGCAAGCACGTTTCCGAAGTGCTCGGCGAAGGCAACGGCCTGCCTGTCGAAGGCTATGAGTACGGCGTTCCCGATCTTGCGCACATCGAGCTTGAACACAGCCTCATGAGCCATCAGTACTACCGCAACTACACCACCTTCATGGAAGCGGAACTGGCCGCGCTTCAGGACCTGGGCTACGAGTTCGACCGCAAAAACTACTACGGTTTCTCCGTGTACGCTGATGGCCAGACCATGGTGAACAAAAACGGCTACTTTGCCAGAAACGCCGAAGGTACCGCCTACCTCTACGGCGTGCCGAACACGGCCACGCTCGGCGTGGGCCTGCACGTTTACGGCAAGAACAACACCATTACTCAGGCCGCCGACCTTCTCGCCTGCGGCACGGCGGGCACCGGCATTCGCGTGGACGGCAGCGCCAACAACCTCACCATAGCCCCCGGCGTGCGCATTGCGGCCGACGGCTCCTGGGGCACGGGCCTTCTTGTGGCCTACGGCAAAAATCATACCGTCATAAGCCGAGGCGATATTACCGCCCTCGGCAAGGGGGGCATTGCCGCCCGCTTCGACTTCGGCAACAACTTGCTCGGCAACGACATAGAATACCGCGGCTCGTGGATATGGACCTACCAGGACGGCGATGCCATCTTCGAAATCCCTCTCGACGCCTACGAAGGCAAGGACGCCAGCGGATTTGACCTGAACATCGACGGCCCGCTTGTTTCCCGTTTCGACGTGAGCGGCCTTCTTGCCGGAACGGACGCCTCCATCTTCATTTCCAAAAACGCGCTGGTCAAAGACATCAACGTTCTTTCCGGCGCGCAGCTCATCGGCGACATCGTTTCCGAATGGAATCCGAACAACGAATACCTCCTGTACCCGGGCGACAGAAAAGATCTTTACACTGCCCTCAACTTCGGCCATGCCGCCAATGCGGACGGAACCGCAGGCGCTCCCGACAGCAGCTTCGATATGACGCTCTTCGGCTCCGTCAACGGCGCAAGAAGCATCAACATGAACCTCGACGCCGGACGCCTTGCCGTCACCGGCACGGTGAACGCTTACTCTCTGAAGAACTCCGGCCGCCTCGCTCTGTACGGCATGGATGAATCCGGCAAGTCCGCTCACCTGACCTCCAGCTTCGTGAACGGCGAAAACGCCGTGCTCGAAACCCTCGTTTCCGCCTCCGGCAAGGTGAACGGCATTGAAGCGAGTTCCGCCGAGCTGGCCGGTACCTGGGCCCTGCGCCCCCTGCCGGAATTCTACGCCGCAGGCTCCGTCATACGCCCGGAATCTCCCGTGGAGGCCGAACAAGTTTCCGGCAACTTCAATGACGTTGTGGTGGAAAATACTTCCCCCACGCTTGATTTCTCCCTGAGTTTCGACCCCGAATTCACCATGACCGCCACCCGCGGCCGCGACGCCTACAGTCGCTATGCTGAGAACGCGGGCGCGCGCTCCCTCGGCGGCGCGCTCTGGGGCATTTCCGGCGTGGCCGAAGGCGACATGCAAAACCTTCTCGCCGCGCTGGACTGGTCTGCACCGGACGGCTCCGGCGTGACCCGCGGCCTGAACGCCCTCGGCCCGGAAGCCTTCGACAACGCCGCCCGCGCTTCCCTGAACCAGATGAGCGAGTTCAGCTCGCTGCTCTTCCGGCACATGACCACCGCCGAAACCGCCCGCCGTGCAGGCATCCTGCCGGACTCTCCCGACGCGGAACACTGGACGCTCTGGGCCGCGCCCTACGGCTCCGGCTCCTGGCAGAGCGGCCGCAGCGGACTTTCGAACTGGAACAGCACCGGTGCGGGCCTCATGGCGGGACTCGATCGCAGGCTTGATTCCGGCCTCACCCTGGGCGGACACATTGCAGCGGGCGCGCGCCGCACCTTTACCGGCGGCAGCCACAGCGCCACGGCCGAAACCCGCGATTTTCTCATCGGCGTGCAGGGCCTCTACGCCCCTGATTCCTGGAATGGCTTCTACCTCACCGCTCAGGCCCGCGCGGGCGTGGAAGACGGCGACATGAAGCGAAACGTCCTCATCGGTCCCTACGCCGCCCACAACGAAAGCGACTGGACCGGCTTTGCCTTCGGCTCCCTCATCGGCGCAGGCAAGGACTGGACGTGGAACACAGACGCGGGCACCTTCGCCGCAGGCCCCCTCGCCTTCCTCGAATGGAACGCCTTGCGCCGCCCCGGCATTTCGGAACGCGGTTCCTCCGCCTCGCTCCTGCACCTTGAAAGCGACTCCTTCCACTCCGTGCCCCTCACCCTGGGCGCACACATGGTATGGAACACCGCCACCGCCAACGGCTCCACCCTCGGCCTCGACCTCATGGCAGGCTGGAAGCACGAACTTGCAGACGATTCCTTCGCCTCCCGCGCTTCCTTCCGGGATTACGGCTCCTTCGCCTTCGCGTCCGATACCTCCCTCACCGGCCGCGACGCCATGGTGCTCCAGTCAAGCCTCACCCTTACCGCCAGGGATAATTTCTCCCTCCAGATGAACCTCGGCGGCGAACTCTTCCGCCCCCACGCCTCCGCCGTCAACGCAGGCCTCACCTTGGGATGGAAGTTTTAA
- the miaA gene encoding tRNA (adenosine(37)-N6)-dimethylallyltransferase MiaA, which translates to MTPAPRILCLAGPTGSGKTAAALHIAAMLERCGLPSAVINADSRQVYRDFPIITAQPSEEEKQVCPHKLYGWLETTKKISAGQWADLADAAIRETLAEGRLPILVGGTGFYLRALLDGIAAIPAADPEVTKRLTRECETLGAPALHARLASIDPDYAAKIHPNDSQRNVRALEVWESTGKTFSWWHAQTPPPAKWQTLRLGIGLPLPELTPFLEKRIKIMIRNGALEEAESALKACPDTSAPGWTGIGCAETAACLSGSLSLDQCVELWTRNTRAYAKRQWTWFRADKRILWFRPSQNEDLTPVVKNFLNI; encoded by the coding sequence ATGACTCCTGCGCCCCGCATTCTCTGTCTGGCCGGCCCCACGGGCTCCGGCAAAACCGCCGCCGCCCTGCACATTGCCGCCATGCTCGAACGCTGCGGACTTCCCTCCGCCGTCATCAATGCCGATTCCCGTCAGGTGTACCGCGATTTTCCCATCATCACGGCCCAGCCCTCGGAAGAGGAAAAACAGGTCTGCCCTCATAAGCTCTACGGCTGGCTGGAAACCACGAAAAAAATCTCCGCCGGACAGTGGGCCGATCTCGCCGACGCCGCCATCCGCGAAACCCTCGCCGAAGGACGCCTCCCCATCCTTGTGGGCGGCACGGGCTTCTACCTGCGCGCCCTGCTCGACGGCATAGCCGCCATTCCCGCCGCAGACCCGGAAGTGACGAAACGCCTCACCCGGGAATGCGAAACCCTGGGCGCCCCGGCCCTCCACGCGCGCCTCGCGTCCATAGATCCCGACTACGCCGCAAAAATCCACCCCAACGACAGCCAGCGCAACGTCCGCGCCCTCGAAGTCTGGGAAAGCACCGGAAAAACCTTTTCCTGGTGGCACGCCCAAACCCCTCCCCCCGCCAAATGGCAGACCCTTCGCCTGGGCATAGGCCTCCCCCTGCCCGAACTTACCCCCTTCCTCGAAAAACGCATCAAAATCATGATCCGTAACGGAGCCCTCGAAGAGGCCGAGTCCGCCCTCAAGGCCTGCCCCGATACCTCCGCTCCCGGCTGGACCGGCATAGGCTGCGCCGAAACCGCCGCCTGCCTCTCCGGCTCCCTCTCCCTCGACCAGTGCGTCGAACTCTGGACACGCAATACCCGCGCCTACGCAAAACGCCAATGGACCTGGTTCCGCGCCGATAAACGCATCCTCTGGTTCCGCCCCTCCCAAAACGAAGACCTCACCCCCGTCGTCAAAAACTTCCTCAATATCTGA
- the coaD gene encoding pantetheine-phosphate adenylyltransferase, with protein MGEERIAIYPGTFDPLTNGHECIIRRGLELFDTVIVAVAKDCGKHPLFTLEERVDIVKEVFAGIPGVKVMPFAGLLVDFAASVGAKAILRGLRAVSDFDYEFQMALMNRKLQHDVQTIFLMSDLRWMYISSTNIRNVASLGGDVRCLVPPTVIPRLRRAYGLPESWPASAPCTGPDPEDDDLFECSGDNRA; from the coding sequence ATGGGTGAAGAACGTATAGCCATTTATCCCGGCACCTTTGATCCGCTCACGAACGGACATGAATGCATCATACGCCGCGGCCTCGAACTCTTCGATACCGTCATCGTCGCCGTGGCCAAGGATTGCGGCAAGCATCCGCTCTTCACCCTCGAAGAGCGCGTGGACATCGTGAAGGAAGTCTTTGCCGGCATCCCCGGCGTGAAGGTCATGCCCTTCGCCGGTCTGCTCGTGGACTTCGCCGCCAGCGTGGGAGCCAAGGCCATTCTGCGCGGCCTGCGCGCCGTTTCCGACTTCGATTACGAATTCCAGATGGCCCTCATGAACCGTAAGCTGCAGCACGACGTGCAGACCATATTCCTCATGTCCGATCTGCGCTGGATGTACATAAGCTCCACTAATATCCGCAACGTGGCCTCCCTCGGCGGCGACGTGCGCTGCCTCGTGCCGCCCACCGTCATTCCGCGCCTGCGCCGCGCCTACGGCCTGCCCGAATCCTGGCCCGCGTCCGCGCCCTGCACCGGTCCCGATCCCGAAGACGACGACCTCTTTGAATGCTCCGGAGACAATCGCGCATGA
- the rsmD gene encoding 16S rRNA (guanine(966)-N(2))-methyltransferase RsmD, which yields MRIIAGACRGRTLHTVTGPGYRPAMGRVRESLFSMLEARGVVWGAVRVLDVFAGSGSLGFEALSRGARFADFIEKDHRAAECLRKNAANLGLADRCAIHEDDALRVTARRPAEPCQLICIDPPYGADLFKPALKNIIRQGWLADDGFLVAEVEKGLPLRADAQYNLRLEAERLYGNTRILVWVKNV from the coding sequence ATGCGAATCATTGCCGGCGCCTGTCGCGGACGCACCCTTCACACCGTTACCGGACCGGGCTACAGACCCGCCATGGGAAGAGTGCGCGAATCCCTGTTTTCCATGCTCGAAGCCCGCGGCGTCGTGTGGGGCGCGGTGCGCGTGCTCGACGTGTTCGCGGGCAGCGGCAGCCTCGGCTTCGAGGCGCTCAGCCGCGGCGCGCGCTTTGCCGACTTCATTGAAAAAGATCACAGGGCCGCCGAATGCCTGCGGAAAAACGCCGCCAACCTCGGCCTCGCCGACCGTTGCGCCATCCATGAAGACGACGCTTTGCGCGTGACCGCCCGCCGTCCTGCGGAACCCTGTCAGCTCATCTGCATCGATCCGCCCTACGGCGCCGATCTCTTCAAGCCCGCTCTCAAGAACATCATCCGTCAGGGTTGGCTCGCCGACGACGGCTTCCTCGTCGCCGAAGTCGAAAAAGGTCTCCCCCTCAGGGCCGACGCGCAGTACAATCTGCGCCTTGAGGCCGAACGCTTGTACGGCAACACAAGGATTCTGGTATGGGTGAAGAACGTATAG
- a CDS encoding MBL fold metallo-hydrolase: MKITFLGAAQTVTGSCYVIETGSSRFAVDCGMFQGNSAIEERNFQTDAYRPENLDFILLTHAHIDHSGLLPRMVKKGFKGSIYCTRPTAELASIMLEDSAHIQEMDHEWKSRHDKRRGASEVAGGEPLYETEDALATAKLLHPVNFDDAILPAPGVKVVFRHAGHILGAAFLELTVEEEGKSTRIVFSGDLGRPGALLLPDAEKPDTPDWLFVESTYGDRDHKGEDDTLEELAEAVNYSFSHHEKVIIPAFAVERTQEILYSLLILKKQNRLPEPMPIFVDSPLASKATQVFMKYADHLRTPEFTVEDFKATPDGLVRFTQSAQESQKLNTMEGPAIILSASGMCNAGRIRHHLKHNLWKEGVSIVFVGYQAMGTPGRKLVDGAKSLRLFGEDVAVAARIFTINGFSAHAGQSQLLEWIGSMARPGMNIALVHGEPKAQEILAGLIKDRFGITARIPEYLEEATIEGAVRTEIHMPSPSRAKPRVDWNFLAGELEQRVAQVRERLAHVDEIPWEEQTELRDRLVEIERDLVLFLSQL, encoded by the coding sequence ATGAAAATCACCTTTCTGGGGGCCGCCCAGACCGTTACCGGTTCCTGCTACGTCATAGAAACCGGCTCGTCCCGCTTTGCCGTGGACTGCGGCATGTTCCAGGGCAACTCCGCCATTGAAGAGCGAAACTTTCAGACGGACGCCTATCGCCCCGAAAACCTGGATTTCATTCTGCTCACCCACGCCCACATCGATCACTCGGGTCTTTTGCCCCGCATGGTCAAAAAGGGCTTCAAGGGCAGCATCTACTGCACGCGGCCCACGGCCGAGCTCGCCTCCATCATGCTCGAAGACAGCGCCCACATTCAGGAAATGGATCATGAATGGAAAAGTCGTCACGACAAGCGGCGCGGCGCTTCCGAAGTCGCCGGCGGCGAGCCCCTCTACGAAACCGAAGACGCCCTCGCCACCGCCAAGCTTCTGCATCCCGTGAACTTCGACGACGCCATCCTTCCCGCGCCGGGCGTGAAGGTCGTCTTCCGCCACGCGGGCCACATCCTCGGCGCGGCCTTTCTGGAACTCACCGTCGAGGAAGAGGGCAAATCCACCCGCATCGTCTTTTCCGGCGACCTCGGACGACCCGGAGCCCTGCTCCTGCCCGACGCCGAAAAGCCCGACACCCCCGACTGGCTCTTTGTGGAATCCACCTACGGCGACCGCGATCACAAGGGCGAAGACGACACCCTCGAAGAACTCGCCGAAGCCGTCAATTACAGCTTCAGCCATCACGAAAAGGTCATCATTCCGGCCTTTGCCGTGGAACGCACGCAGGAAATCCTCTACAGCCTGCTCATCCTGAAAAAGCAGAACCGTCTGCCCGAACCCATGCCCATCTTCGTGGACAGTCCGCTGGCGTCCAAGGCCACGCAGGTGTTCATGAAGTACGCCGATCATCTGCGCACTCCCGAGTTCACCGTCGAAGACTTCAAGGCCACTCCCGACGGCCTCGTGCGTTTCACCCAGAGCGCGCAGGAATCCCAGAAGCTCAACACCATGGAAGGCCCGGCCATCATTCTTTCCGCAAGCGGCATGTGCAACGCGGGCCGCATACGCCATCACCTCAAGCACAACCTGTGGAAGGAAGGCGTCAGCATCGTGTTCGTGGGCTATCAGGCCATGGGCACCCCCGGAAGAAAGCTCGTGGACGGCGCAAAATCGCTGCGCCTCTTCGGCGAAGACGTGGCCGTGGCCGCAAGAATATTCACCATCAACGGATTCTCCGCCCACGCCGGACAAAGCCAGCTCCTCGAATGGATAGGAAGCATGGCTCGTCCGGGCATGAACATTGCGCTGGTTCACGGCGAACCCAAGGCCCAGGAAATCCTTGCCGGACTCATCAAGGATCGCTTCGGCATCACGGCGCGCATTCCCGAATACCTTGAGGAAGCCACCATCGAGGGCGCGGTGCGCACCGAAATCCACATGCCGAGCCCCTCGCGCGCCAAGCCCCGCGTGGACTGGAACTTCCTGGCCGGAGAGCTCGAACAGCGCGTCGCCCAGGTGCGCGAACGCCTCGCCCACGTGGACGAAATTCCCTGGGAAGAGCAGACCGAACTGCGCGACCGCCTCGTGGAAATCGAACGCGATCTCGTGCTCTTCCTCTCCCAGCTCTGA